The genomic segment AGACAAGGTGTATATCGACTGCATCAAGCTGGATGGCACCCGGCTTTGGCGGATCGATCTGGGTTGGAACATCCGTGCCGGAGCTCATTACACCCAGATGCTGGTGGCGGATTACGATCTGGACGGCATTGCCGAGTTGGTATGCAAAACCTCCGACGGCACAGTGGACGGCACCGGCAAGGTGATCGGGGACGGTTCCAAGGTATACCGGAATTCCAAGGGCTATATCCTGACGGGGCCGGAATATCTGACCCTGTTTGACGGCAAGACCGGTGCGGCTTTGGATACCATCAATTACAACCCGGGGCGGGGCACGGTTTCAGCCTGGGGAGATAAATACGGCAACCGGGTGGATCGGTTCCTGGGTGCGGTGATGTACCTGGACGGGGAACGTCCCAGCGCAGTCACTGTCCGGGGCTATTATACCCGGATGACGGCCTGCGCTTATGACGTGGTGGACAAGAAGCTGAAACAGCGCTGGTATTTTGATACGGGCAACTCCTCCTCTGCGCAGGGGTATGGGGACGGCAACCACAACTGTATGCCTGCGGATGTGGATGGTGACGGCAAGCAGGAGCTGATCCTGGGTGCTACCTGTCTGGATGATGACGGGAAGGTGCTGTGGTGCACCAATAAGGGACATGGAGATGCGCTGCACGTGGGCGATCTGCTTCCCAACCGTCCCGGCATCGAGGTTTGGGTTTGCCATGAGGATAAGCCCTACGGGGTATCCCTGCTGGACGGCAAAACCGGTCAGACCATTTTCCATGTGGATGGCAGCAGTGATACCGGCAGATGCTGTGCGGACAACGTTTGGGCAGGCAATGACGGTGCGGAATTCTGGGGACTTGGCAATGACGTATTCAACGGCAGCGGTACCAAGCTTTCTATGCGTCGTCCGGCGATCAATTTCCTGAGTTATTGGGACGGGGATCTGGAGCGTGAGATCCTGGACGGCTATACGGATTCCCCTGCAACCATCAGCAAGGTCAAGACGGACGGCACGCTGACCACCCTTCTGACGACGGACGGATACTATACCTGCAACACCACCAAGGGCACACCCTGTCTGTCAGCGGATCTGTTCGGGGACTGGCGGGAAGAACTGATCGTCCGGGCAAGTGACGGCAAGTCCATCCGGATTTACTGCACGCCCTATGATACGGACTATCGGATCACCACGCTGATGCATGATGTACAATACAGAACCCAGGTGGCAGGGCAGAATATCGCCTACAACCAGCCGCCCCACCCCAGCTTCTATCTTGGCTCGGATCAGCCTCTGCCGGCAAGACCCACAGTGACCGTATTGGGCGGCACACCGGTGGTGCCCGGCAAGACCGGCGCAGTCATCGACACTACCCACACCTACCGGATCCGCAATGTGAACAGTAGTTTGTGCCTGGAGGTGGCTGATGGTACAGCAGCCAACGGCACCAACGTGCAGCAGGGCAACGGCACGGCAAACGGCTGGCAGTTCCGGGATGGAGGAGATGGCTATTACTATCTCTATTCCCGGGTCGGGGACGGAAATACCTATCTGCTGGATCTGGACTACGGCAAGACGGACAATGGCACCAATATCGGCATTTACAGCAATACCCACAGCGATGCCCAGCTGTTCAAGCTGGTGGACAACGGGGACGGCAGCTATACCATTACCACCAAGGCTACTAAGGACGCAAGCTGTATCGGCGTGACTGGCGGCTCCACGGACAATGGCGCCAATGTGGTACAGTGGGCATGTGACGGCAGCGATAATCAAAAGTGGACATTGGAGATCGTTGTGGATCCCATGAACGGCACTCTGTTCCGGGATGTACAGGTGCTGGATACAGCGCATTATCAGAACTGGAAGCTGGGAACCAATACCGGTGTCGGCAGTCTGCTGTTCGGCGACCGGGACGTGGTGTATGCGGCATTGCCGGAACAGCTGCAGGGAGCGGAAGCGCTGCTGACTGCCTGTGATTCCAAGAATGTGGACACAGATCTGGCAACCTTTACTGCCGGTGCGGACATGACTGTGTATGTGCTGTTGGATTCCAGAGTCGCAATCGTACCAGCATGGCTTTCTACCTGGAGCAAAACAGAACTGACCGCAGCCAATGATAAGGATGTATCCTTTGTATTGTACAGCCGGGATGCGGCTGCCGGGGAGAAGATCACCCTGGGTACCAATGGTCAGTCTGCCGGCTGTGTCAACTATACGGTTCTGGCTGTGGAGCAGGTCAAGTCCATCCAGGGGGATGTAAACGGAGACGGCAGCGTGTCCATTTCCGATGCAGTGCTGCTGCAAAAGCACCTGATCCGTCGGTCAGCTCTGGCGGCAGACCAGGCAGTACGGGCGGATTTGAACGGAGATGGTGTAGTGAACGCATTTGATCTGGTTCTGCTGCGCAGACTGCTTGCAAAGTAAAGCTAAGGCAACACTCCGCAATCTTTGTGCAGTGTTGCCTTAAAAAAGAAATAGTCCGGAGGATAATTCCTTCCGGACTGTTTTTCGTTATGCTTGGCGTTTTTTCCGTCGATAATCCGTGGGCGTGATGCCCACGATCTTCTTGAACTGATGCATGAAATGTACATAATTATCATAGCCGCTTTTCTCCGCAATCACAGCAATGCTCTGATCCGTCTGCGCCAGCAGCTTTTTGGCATGGGCAATGCGGCTGTTGATTACATCCTGGGTGAAGCTGATGCCGAAGCAGCGGGTGTACAGCTTCTGAAAATACCCCCGGCTCAGGATCATTTCCTTGCACATGGCGTCAATGCTCCAGTTGTAGGCAGGGGTGGCGTAGATCTTCTCCCGTAGCTTGGAAAACTCTGCATAATAGGGGGAGCTGCGCTCCGTGCGGCGCTGGAGCTTGTTTTGCTCCATCTGATTCAATGCAATCTGCACCAAGGAATCCGGTCCGCTCTGGGGCGGGATCCGTCCGCAGAAAAAACCCAGACTGGCAGTGATTTTCGGCACCTGGGTATTGCTGTGGTTGTAATGCTCCAGGTAGCTGTTGAGGGCATTGGTGAACCGGGTCTCCGCATCGGCATCGTATTCACCGCTGCCCACCACTGCAAACTGATCTCCGGACAGCCGGGCACAGCGTTCATTGCTGGTAAAGGTGTTGGTCAGGGCGTTGGAAAAGACAATGATGGCATTGTCCCCCTCCAGATGCCCATAGGTATCGTTGATCTGCCGCAGATCATCTATGTTGGCGATCATGACCAGCAGGGACAGTTCCTGATCCCGTGCCCGGTTATACTGCTGCTGCAACGCCTGGCGGAATCCCTCCTGGTTATAAATTCCGGTGAGGGAATCCCGGATGGCGGATAAATGCACCCGGTTGTACATGCTTTTGAGAAAATTCTGTACCCGGATAAATTCAATGGCAGTGCTGATGGTGGCGTTCCACCGACAGTAGATCTCATCGTAGCAGTCCGGCGTGCTGCCGTAGGAGATCACAGAGTAGCCGAAGAACCGGTCGTTGTGATGCAGGGGCGTAAAGTAATAGGCTCTTGGCTCCTCCCGTTCTTCCACCAGTGCCGGAAGCATATCCTTTGCCGGAAAGCTGTAATCCCGCAGATCTCCGGATGCCCCCACCACTGCCTTGATGGTGATATTCTCCGGGAATCCGGTTTTCCGGTAAGCAGTTGGCTCAGCCACATCGCAGCTGCCAGCCCAGTCCTCGCACAGGCACAGGTAATATTCCTTGTAATCCCGGATCATATACAGGTGGCTGTACACCTGGTTCATGCAGGTGTCGATGGTTTCCGCCAGCGTCAGAGACACAGCCATGTTGCTGTTTTTGTACAGACCTTCATAGTTGGCAATTTTCTTGTGGTATGCCATTTCCTGTGCCAGGTGCTGGAGGTCGTCTCCGCAGCCGCAGCTTCTTCCGGTAACAATGCTGGCGGTAGGGGACTGCACATTGGTACACTGTTTCCCCGTCAGCAGGGTATAGAGCCGACTGACTGCGCAGACCCCAAGTTCATAGTTTGCCCGGATGAAGGAGGTCATGGACAGCAGATTTTCCTGGCATTCCGGTGTAGCGTCATAGCCGCTGATGGCAACCTGTTCCGGGATCTGGATCCCATGATTGGTGAGATAATTGCAAAGGGCAATGGCCATGGCATCGTTGGCACAGACAATGGCCTGGGGCATGGGGATTTCCTTGTTCACCAGCCGGGCACCAAGCTGCTCCCCGGAGGAGGACCAGAAGTCCCCGTAGAATACGGCCTCCTGCCGATAGGGAATCCCGTGGGTTTCCAGTGCCTGACGATAGCCTGTGACCCGCTGCTCTGCCAGAGGGTTTCCCTGGAATCCGGTGAGACAGTAAATATCCGTCATGCCATGCACCGTGATAAAATGCTCCGTCAGCTGCCGGAAGGCGGAGCAGTCGTCCGTCAGCACATAGGGCAGGGTGTCGCTGGGTTCATCCAGCAGAACGATGGGTATCTGGCAATTCTGCCGCAGCTCAGCATCCAGCTTCTCCTGCAGATGCGCATTCCGGATGGTACTGCGGGCATACAGCAGCCCATCAAACTTCTTGTAGTTGATCAGAGCAAAAATATTATGCTCGGAGGTCTGGTGTGCACAGTCGTAATAGTAATTGGTCAGACAGGAAAATACCGCCACATCCCAATTCAGACTGTACGCCTGGGTAATGATCCCCTTGAGCATGCGCTGTTGATAGACGCTTTCGCTCTCATTCATGATAACCGCAATTCTTTTTCTTTCTTGCATTCCGATCCCCTTCGATTGATTTCATGAATCCTGCACAAGTTTACTTATACGTTAATCATACCAAAAAAAGAGGGGAAAGTCAATTGCAGCAGTCGGAAAACAAAAGATTCCCCGAAAGACACACGTCCTTCGGGGAGTTGTTTANNNNNNNNNNNNNNNNNNNNNNNNNNNNNNNNNNNNNNNNNNNNNNNNNNNNNNNNNNNNNNNNNNNNNNNNNNNNNNNNNNNNNNNNNNNNNNNNNNNNNNNNNNNNNNNNNNNNNNNNNNNNNNNNNNNNNNNNNNNNNNNNNNNNNNNNNNNNNNNNNNNNNNNNNNNNNNNNNNNNNNNNNNNNNNNNNNNNNNNNNNNNNNNNNNNNNNNNNNNNNNNNNNNNNNNNNNNNNNNNNNNNNNNNNNNNNNNNNNNNNNNNNNNNNNNNNNNNNNNNNNNNNNNNNNNNNNNNNNNAGGAAACGGAAAAGGTTGAAACCCTGCCGGTGGTTTTGTATGTACCTCGATCCGTGCCGCCGCTGTAGGTGCCGCCGGTGGTTACATAGTCAGCAGTATTCCCACCGGATACCATGCCGCCGGTGGAAACTGTGTAGGATGCGCCCTCTCGCAGACCACTGCCGGAATAGAGCACGGTTTTATAGGCTCTCGGGGAGGACAGGGTGAACAGGGGACTGGAGCCGGATGCGATCCGTGTCAGCATATTCGCCGACAGGGCGGAAGCAAAATTCACAGCTACCACATTCTGACCGGAGGATGCAAGGGGCAGGGTACAGGTGTTTCCCACTGCGTACAGGGTGCCGCCGTTGATGGTGAGCCCGCCTATGGCAATCACGGCGCCCTTTTCTTCCCGGGTGCCTCCCATGAGCACAGAAGTGCCGCCGTTGATGGAAATGGTGTTCTTGCACTTGATGCCGTTGGTGCCCGCATCGCAGTACAGTGTGCCCCCATTGATGGTAATATCATCGTTGGCGAACAGTCCGCTTTTGGTGGAGACGATGTGGAGCCTGCCGCTGTTGACAATGATATCATCGTCGCTGGCAATGCCGTGGGCGTAGTTGGAGCGGATGTTCAGAGTGCCGCTGCCACCGATCTCCAGCGTGTCATTGGAGAACAACGTCCCCTTGTCCGCATCGTGCTGTACGCTGCCGTCCTCCAGGCTGTTGACGGTTCCGGGCATTAGCTCCACATTCACCCGCTTGGCGTTGATTACGTTGATGGCGGAACCGGCGGAGTTTTTGATGGACACCCCATCCAACTGCAGCACCACCTTTTTTTCCGTGTTGATTTCGATCTGTCCGTCGGACAGACTGCCGCTGATCCGGTAGGTGCCGCCCTTGGTGATGCCCACCTTGGAGCCACGGGCGGCAATGCCCTTGCCTTCAAAGCGCACACTGTCTCCCAACAGGGTGATGGTCTTGACGTCTGATGCAGGGGTGGAATCCTCCTGGGCAGCGGTGGTTGCCGTCGGGCTTTGCTGCTCCTGCTGCGTTGGTGTGGAGGCGGCAGGCTTCTGCTCGCCGGAGGGATTGTCCGGCTGGCTGTTTTCGGTGCCAGGACCGGAGGGAGTGTCCCCATTGTGCTCCGGGGACTGTACAGCGGAATCCGTTCCGCTAGATTCGGAATGTTCCGGTGCATCCGGATCTTTCTGGCTGTCGCTGCCGGATTCCTCCGCTTTGGAGGAATCCTCCGGTGCTGTGGAATCTGCCGGTTTGCTGTCTGTTGCGGAATCCTGCACAGAATCTGTCGGGGCTGCATTCCCGCTTTCAGCAGCGGAGTTTTCCTCCTGCTGTCCGCAGGCTGCGAGCGTGCAGAGCATGGCACAGGTGGCAAGCAATGCAAGCATACGTTTCATATTGGTTCCCCATTTCTCCGCCCTGTTCATCAGCCGGGCGGCAGCAAACACCGCAAGGCCGGGGACGCATGCAGCGCCCTCAGCCCTGTGATGGATCATTTTTCATAGATCTTGTCGTCGTACTTGTACAGTACCAGGGTTACGTTCAGATTGCCGTTCAGTGCCCGAAGATCGTCAATGAATTTCTTCTGGTCGATGCCATTTTTCACCTTGATGCTGTAAACCAGGTCGAACAGGGTGCCGAAGTCTGTGGTCTTGACCCGCTTGAGCCGCCAGTAGGTGGTATTTTCCGTCAGTACCCGGTCAAACAGACCCATATAGTTCAGATTTTCCGGAATGGTGATCTTCAGGGTCATATCGCTGACATTCGGGGCACCGTAATGCACTGCATTCAACACGAACATGATGACACCCAGCAGCAGGAAGAACAGGAATGCGCAGCCGATATATCCCATACCGCAGCACAGACCCACCGCCATTGCAAAGAACACATAAGCAATGTCCTTGGGGTCGCCGGGAGCGCTTCGGAACCGCACCAGAGTAAATGCGCCTGCCAGACTCAGTGCACTGGATACGCTGTCCCC from the Ruminococcus champanellensis 18P13 = JCM 17042 genome contains:
- a CDS encoding RICIN domain-containing protein, encoding MKKIGSLLLAGALGLNLAAMGMSHRVPTAAAADKSCVVENLDRGICAINTGSGMLVNWRFLANDPDDAVFRLYRGNTLVYTSDAGDATSYLDKGGSASDTYRVEMLSGGTVQTNDTCKLTSNTNYFQLNLDPPTSSGCTYSPNDCSVGDADGDGQYEIFLKWDPSNSQDNSKGGKTDKVYIDCIKLDGTRLWRIDLGWNIRAGAHYTQMLVADYDLDGIAELVCKTSDGTVDGTGKVIGDGSKVYRNSKGYILTGPEYLTLFDGKTGAALDTINYNPGRGTVSAWGDKYGNRVDRFLGAVMYLDGERPSAVTVRGYYTRMTACAYDVVDKKLKQRWYFDTGNSSSAQGYGDGNHNCMPADVDGDGKQELILGATCLDDDGKVLWCTNKGHGDALHVGDLLPNRPGIEVWVCHEDKPYGVSLLDGKTGQTIFHVDGSSDTGRCCADNVWAGNDGAEFWGLGNDVFNGSGTKLSMRRPAINFLSYWDGDLEREILDGYTDSPATISKVKTDGTLTTLLTTDGYYTCNTTKGTPCLSADLFGDWREELIVRASDGKSIRIYCTPYDTDYRITTLMHDVQYRTQVAGQNIAYNQPPHPSFYLGSDQPLPARPTVTVLGGTPVVPGKTGAVIDTTHTYRIRNVNSSLCLEVADGTAANGTNVQQGNGTANGWQFRDGGDGYYYLYSRVGDGNTYLLDLDYGKTDNGTNIGIYSNTHSDAQLFKLVDNGDGSYTITTKATKDASCIGVTGGSTDNGANVVQWACDGSDNQKWTLEIVVDPMNGTLFRDVQVLDTAHYQNWKLGTNTGVGSLLFGDRDVVYAALPEQLQGAEALLTACDSKNVDTDLATFTAGADMTVYVLLDSRVAIVPAWLSTWSKTELTAANDKDVSFVLYSRDAAAGEKITLGTNGQSAGCVNYTVLAVEQVKSIQGDVNGDGSVSISDAVLLQKHLIRRSALAADQAVRADLNGDGVVNAFDLVLLRRLLAK
- a CDS encoding diguanylate cyclase domain-containing protein, with translation MQERKRIAVIMNESESVYQQRMLKGIITQAYSLNWDVAVFSCLTNYYYDCAHQTSEHNIFALINYKKFDGLLYARSTIRNAHLQEKLDAELRQNCQIPIVLLDEPSDTLPYVLTDDCSAFRQLTEHFITVHGMTDIYCLTGFQGNPLAEQRVTGYRQALETHGIPYRQEAVFYGDFWSSSGEQLGARLVNKEIPMPQAIVCANDAMAIALCNYLTNHGIQIPEQVAISGYDATPECQENLLSMTSFIRANYELGVCAVSRLYTLLTGKQCTNVQSPTASIVTGRSCGCGDDLQHLAQEMAYHKKIANYEGLYKNSNMAVSLTLAETIDTCMNQVYSHLYMIRDYKEYYLCLCEDWAGSCDVAEPTAYRKTGFPENITIKAVVGASGDLRDYSFPAKDMLPALVEEREEPRAYYFTPLHHNDRFFGYSVISYGSTPDCYDEIYCRWNATISTAIEFIRVQNFLKSMYNRVHLSAIRDSLTGIYNQEGFRQALQQQYNRARDQELSLLVMIANIDDLRQINDTYGHLEGDNAIIVFSNALTNTFTSNERCARLSGDQFAVVGSGEYDADAETRFTNALNSYLEHYNHSNTQVPKITASLGFFCGRIPPQSGPDSLVQIALNQMEQNKLQRRTERSSPYYAEFSKLREKIYATPAYNWSIDAMCKEMILSRGYFQKLYTRCFGISFTQDVINSRIAHAKKLLAQTDQSIAVIAEKSGYDNYVHFMHQFKKIVGITPTDYRRKKRQA
- a CDS encoding carbohydrate-binding domain-containing protein, with translation MIHHRAEGAACVPGLAVFAAARLMNRAEKWGTNMKRMLALLATCAMLCTLAACGQQEENSAAESGNAAPTDSVQDSATDSKPADSTAPEDSSKAEESGSDSQKDPDAPEHSESSGTDSAVQSPEHNGDTPSGPGTENSQPDNPSGEQKPAASTPTQQEQQSPTATTAAQEDSTPASDVKTITLLGDSVRFEGKGIAARGSKVGITKGGTYRISGSLSDGQIEINTEKKVVLQLDGVSIKNSAGSAINVINAKRVNVELMPGTVNSLEDGSVQHDADKGTLFSNDTLEIGGSGTLNIRSNYAHGIASDDDIIVNSGRLHIVSTKSGLFANDDITINGGTLYCDAGTNGIKCKNTISINGGTSVLMGGTREEKGAVIAIGGLTINGGTLYAVGNTCTLPLASSGQNVVAVNFASALSANMLTRIASGSSPLFTLSSPRAYKTVLYSGSGLREGASYTVSTGGMVSGGNTADYVTTGGTYSGGTDRGTYKTTGRVSTFSVS
- a CDS encoding DUF4956 domain-containing protein; amino-acid sequence: MPENIFGIKSILTASTMTIGEFLTCILCSALLGFLISLIYIFTHRKTGYSQSYVLTMTMLPAIIAVIILIIGDSVSSALSLAGAFTLVRFRSAPGDPKDIAYVFFAMAVGLCCGMGYIGCAFLFFLLLGVIMFVLNAVHYGAPNVSDMTLKITIPENLNYMGLFDRVLTENTTYWRLKRVKTTDFGTLFDLVYSIKVKNGIDQKKFIDDLRALNGNLNVTLVLYKYDDKIYEK